From Daucus carota subsp. sativus chromosome 6, DH1 v3.0, whole genome shotgun sequence, the proteins below share one genomic window:
- the LOC108224725 gene encoding uncharacterized protein LOC108224725 isoform X1 has product MVSATTGLTFESLPEINLSDLSQSELHTLSLCSVSAFKLHNSNDIITPSVNPSIFNKSARQNYSRPYRRRRISPKPLSSDHCGPAHDPAEVEDRTIVGYLKNLLGDQEREFSGLKRVVEGDSGEFLNPGRVVEGNFGELSNPERVVESNSGAIVVYEDERNGRKRKRGGGGKSDVEVELSNVNSNGVVVNFQELGDSDEYYSEELKKRTEGLRTEEDGLGFLRGLNGKWCSRRKKRKFVDASEFGDKFPVGWKIILGLRRRNGCVSLYCRRYVSPVGEHFVSCKEASLYLQSYFRDRDNQKTDQMAANVEQVGNVASITHAGVVDKESDMQVDSIPSSSLNVIEHNILSTEKLYEVPIRAIFDCSKCELTFEQKSKYFEHMLEVHLNTTRMYTLDKSAGSGLVIDDEIYKRKERSTNEAQVGIHLNNKTKISKESPVQITDQKSSESPSDNGLLSRASMLGAVEEIAYHSMLEYSKDQPTGQPWICSSSNNLNPDISAANSDREQSLDYHLTEMGTGKTTSALAPKMKLRDGGHITPDENIIRINGVSDIGNGNVMCTRTSDHPKLGESKNYRSTEQGNCGVDYDDSNKLIVGAKKGATDSSVLCVQSLHCNPAAEPLSYKQRKERKLLSAGQINDDFSKSEELRLDKIKPLNDGFVNGPQSVSLPQVSMELPNKAATLEVEQETVLLNSCGDTKEVEPEIVALIHGDNVEMEEVDKKRVVLTNCGSARIEEVGPQIVLLNDGGDVGMEDVAQEIVVLKNHEDERIEDVEPQVVASIGGNVEMEDVEQETVVLHNHGDARIEKVEPQIVVLYDSGNLEMEGTKEETIVLNNHGDAQIKEVEPRIVVLKDDGNVGMEDVEPDFALSSSDVCLITSVCVWCAKKFTRETVESEDHSESVGFMCPTCKATISKHLDNGFHDF; this is encoded by the exons ATGGTGTCTGCCACCACCGGCCTTACTTTCGAATCCCTGCCGGAAATTAACTTATCTGACCTCTCTCAATCCGAGCTGCACACTCTCTCTTTATGCTCTGTTTCTGCTTTTAAGCTTCATAATAGCAATGATATTATTACCCCTTCTGTTAATCCTTCCATTTTCAACAAGTCTGCACGCCAGAACTACTCCCGGCCTTATCGCCGGCGCCGTATTTCACCTAAACCTCTTAGTTCCGACCATTGTGGTCCGGCCCATGACCCTGCTGAGGTAGAAGATAGAACCATTGTGGGGTATTTGAAGAACCTTCTTGGTGATCAAGAGCGGGAGTTTTCGGGTTTAAAGAGAGTGGTGGAGGGTGATTCAGGTGAGTTTTTGAACCCTGGGAGAGTGGTTGAAGGTAATTTTGGTGAGTTGTCGAACCCCGAGAGAGTGGTTGAGAGTAATTCAGGTGCAATTGTTGTGTATGAGGATGAGAGGAATGGGAGGAAGAGAAAGAGAGGGGGTGGAGGTAAGAGTGATGTGGAGGTTGAATTATCGAATGTGAATTCAAATGGGGTGGTAGTTAATTTTCAAGAATTAGGCGATTCAGATGAGTATTATAGCGAGGAATTGAAGAAGAGGACCGAGGGTTTAAGGACTGAAGAAGATGGGTTAGGTTTTTTGAGGGGTTTAAATGGGAAATGGTGTAGTAGGAGAAAGAAAAGGAAGTTTGTGGATGCTAGTGAATTTGGTGACAAGTTTCCTGTTGGTTGGAAGATTATACTTGGTTTGAGGAGGCGAAATGGATGTGTTTCACTTTACTGTCGCAGATATGTAAG TCCTGTTGGAGAACATTTTGTGTCCTGCAAGGAAGCTTCTTTGTATCTGCAGTCTTATTTTAGAGATAGAGATAACCAGAAGACTGATCAGATGGCTGCAAATGTTGAACAAGTTGGCAATGTGGCCTCCATAACT CATGCAGGTGTTGTTGATAAGGAAAGTGACATGCAGGTGGATAGTATACCCAGTTCATCTTTAAATGTCATAGAACATAACATTTTGAGTACGGAAAAATTGTATGAGGTTCCAATTCGTGCTATTTTTGATTGCTCAAAATGTGAATTGACTTTCGAACAAAAGAGCAAATATTTTGAGCATATGCTTGAAGTTCACTTAAATACCACTAGAATGTACACACTTGACAAATCTGCTGGGAGTGGTTTGGTTATTGATGATGAAATATATAAACGGAAGGAGAGGAGCACTAATGAGGCTCAAGTGGGAATTCATTTgaacaacaaaacaaaaatctCTAAAGAATCACCTGTTCAAATAACAGATCAGAAGAGTTCTGAATCTCCATCAGATAATGGGCTGCTGTCGAGGGCTTCTATGTTGGGTGCTGTGGAAGAGATTGCTTACCATTCTATGTTAGAGTATTCTAAGGACCAACCAACTGGACAACCCTGGATTTGTTCGTCTTCCAACAATCTTAACCCAGATATCTCTGCGGCCAACTCTGACCGTGAACAGAGCTTGGATTATCATCTCACTGAAATGGGAACTGGAAAGACCACGTCAGCTCTGGCCCCAAAGATGAAGCTACGTGATGGTGGACATATTACTCCAGATGAGAATATTATAAGAATAAATGGTGTTTCTGATATTGGGAATGGCAATGTCATGTGCACCAGGACTTCGGATCATCCCAAGCTTGGTGAATCTAAAAATTATCGTAGCACTGAGCAGGGAAATTGTGGAGTAGATTATGATGACTCAAATAAACTAATTGTCGGTGCAAAAAAGGGAGCTACGGATTCTTCAGTACTCTGTGTGCAGTCATTGCACTGCAATCCTGCAGCTGAGCCTTTATCATACAAG CAGCGAAAAGAGAGGAAATTGCTTTCTGCTGGTCAAATAAATGACGATTTTTCGAAGTCTGAGGAGTTGAGACTTGATAAAATAAAACCCTTAAATGATGGTTTTGTTAATGGTCCACAATCAGTATCTTTGCCACAGGTATCCATGGAGTTGCCTAACAAAGCAGCGACGTTAGAGGTTGAACAAGAAACAGTCCTGTTAAATAGTTGTGGAGATACTAAAGAAGTTGAACCTGAAATTGTTGCGTTGATCCATGGTGACAATGTGGAGATGGAAGAAGTTGACAAAAAAAGGGTTGTCTTAACTAATTGTGGAAGTGCGAGGATTGAAGAAGTTGGACCCCAAATTGTTTTGTTAAACGATGGTGGCGATGTAGGGATGGAAGATGTTGCACAAGAAATAGTTGTGTTAAAGAATCACGAAGATGAGCGGATTGAAGACGTTGAACCCCAAGTTGTTGCCAGCATCGGTGGCAATGTAGAGATGGAAGACGTTGAACAAGAAACAGTTGTGCTACACAATCATGGAGATGCAAGGATTGAAAAAGTTGAACCTCAAATTGTTGTATTATACGATAGTGGCAATTTAGAGATGGAAGGCACTAAAGAAGAAACAATTGTGTTGAACAATCATGGAGATGCACAGATTAAAGAAGTTGAACCCAGAATCGTTGTGTTAAAGGATGATGGTAATGTAGGGATGGAAGACGTTGAACCAGATTTTGCTTTAAGCAGTAGTGATGTGTGTTTAATTACGAGTGTGTGTGTATGGTGTGCAAAAAAGTTCACTCGTGAGACTGTTGAATCTGAAGATCATTCAGAATCAGTTGGTTTCATGTGCCCAACCTGCAAAGCTACAATCTCTAAGCATCTTGACAATGGTTTTCATGATTTCTGA
- the LOC108224725 gene encoding uncharacterized protein LOC108224725 isoform X2 yields MVSATTGLTFESLPEINLSDLSQSELHTLSLCSVSAFKLHNSNDIITPSVNPSIFNKSARQNYSRPYRRRRISPKPLSSDHCGPAHDPAEVEDRTIVGYLKNLLGDQEREFSGLKRVVEGDSGEFLNPGRVVEGNFGELSNPERVVESNSGAIVVYEDERNGRKRKRGGGGKSDVEVELSNVNSNGVVVNFQELGDSDEYYSEELKKRTEGLRTEEDGLGFLRGLNGKWCSRRKKRKFVDASEFGDKFPVGWKIILGLRRRNGCVSLYCRRYVSPVGEHFVSCKEASLYLQSYFRDRDNQKTDQMAANVEQVGNVASITHAGVVDKESDMQVDSIPSSSLNVIEHNILSTEKLYEVPIRAIFDCSKCELTFEQKSKYFEHMLEVHLNTTRMYTLDKSAGSGLVIDDEIYKRKERSTNEAQVGIHLNNKTKISKESPVQITDQKSSESPSDNGLLSRASMLGAVEEIAYHSMLEYSKDQPTGQPWICSSSNNLNPDISAANSDREQSLDYHLTEMGTGKTTSALAPKMKLRDGGHITPDENIIRINGVSDIGNGNVMCTRTSDHPKLGESKNYRSTEQGNCGVDYDDSNKLIVGAKKGATDSSVLCVQSLHCNPAAEPLSYKRKERKLLSAGQINDDFSKSEELRLDKIKPLNDGFVNGPQSVSLPQVSMELPNKAATLEVEQETVLLNSCGDTKEVEPEIVALIHGDNVEMEEVDKKRVVLTNCGSARIEEVGPQIVLLNDGGDVGMEDVAQEIVVLKNHEDERIEDVEPQVVASIGGNVEMEDVEQETVVLHNHGDARIEKVEPQIVVLYDSGNLEMEGTKEETIVLNNHGDAQIKEVEPRIVVLKDDGNVGMEDVEPDFALSSSDVCLITSVCVWCAKKFTRETVESEDHSESVGFMCPTCKATISKHLDNGFHDF; encoded by the exons ATGGTGTCTGCCACCACCGGCCTTACTTTCGAATCCCTGCCGGAAATTAACTTATCTGACCTCTCTCAATCCGAGCTGCACACTCTCTCTTTATGCTCTGTTTCTGCTTTTAAGCTTCATAATAGCAATGATATTATTACCCCTTCTGTTAATCCTTCCATTTTCAACAAGTCTGCACGCCAGAACTACTCCCGGCCTTATCGCCGGCGCCGTATTTCACCTAAACCTCTTAGTTCCGACCATTGTGGTCCGGCCCATGACCCTGCTGAGGTAGAAGATAGAACCATTGTGGGGTATTTGAAGAACCTTCTTGGTGATCAAGAGCGGGAGTTTTCGGGTTTAAAGAGAGTGGTGGAGGGTGATTCAGGTGAGTTTTTGAACCCTGGGAGAGTGGTTGAAGGTAATTTTGGTGAGTTGTCGAACCCCGAGAGAGTGGTTGAGAGTAATTCAGGTGCAATTGTTGTGTATGAGGATGAGAGGAATGGGAGGAAGAGAAAGAGAGGGGGTGGAGGTAAGAGTGATGTGGAGGTTGAATTATCGAATGTGAATTCAAATGGGGTGGTAGTTAATTTTCAAGAATTAGGCGATTCAGATGAGTATTATAGCGAGGAATTGAAGAAGAGGACCGAGGGTTTAAGGACTGAAGAAGATGGGTTAGGTTTTTTGAGGGGTTTAAATGGGAAATGGTGTAGTAGGAGAAAGAAAAGGAAGTTTGTGGATGCTAGTGAATTTGGTGACAAGTTTCCTGTTGGTTGGAAGATTATACTTGGTTTGAGGAGGCGAAATGGATGTGTTTCACTTTACTGTCGCAGATATGTAAG TCCTGTTGGAGAACATTTTGTGTCCTGCAAGGAAGCTTCTTTGTATCTGCAGTCTTATTTTAGAGATAGAGATAACCAGAAGACTGATCAGATGGCTGCAAATGTTGAACAAGTTGGCAATGTGGCCTCCATAACT CATGCAGGTGTTGTTGATAAGGAAAGTGACATGCAGGTGGATAGTATACCCAGTTCATCTTTAAATGTCATAGAACATAACATTTTGAGTACGGAAAAATTGTATGAGGTTCCAATTCGTGCTATTTTTGATTGCTCAAAATGTGAATTGACTTTCGAACAAAAGAGCAAATATTTTGAGCATATGCTTGAAGTTCACTTAAATACCACTAGAATGTACACACTTGACAAATCTGCTGGGAGTGGTTTGGTTATTGATGATGAAATATATAAACGGAAGGAGAGGAGCACTAATGAGGCTCAAGTGGGAATTCATTTgaacaacaaaacaaaaatctCTAAAGAATCACCTGTTCAAATAACAGATCAGAAGAGTTCTGAATCTCCATCAGATAATGGGCTGCTGTCGAGGGCTTCTATGTTGGGTGCTGTGGAAGAGATTGCTTACCATTCTATGTTAGAGTATTCTAAGGACCAACCAACTGGACAACCCTGGATTTGTTCGTCTTCCAACAATCTTAACCCAGATATCTCTGCGGCCAACTCTGACCGTGAACAGAGCTTGGATTATCATCTCACTGAAATGGGAACTGGAAAGACCACGTCAGCTCTGGCCCCAAAGATGAAGCTACGTGATGGTGGACATATTACTCCAGATGAGAATATTATAAGAATAAATGGTGTTTCTGATATTGGGAATGGCAATGTCATGTGCACCAGGACTTCGGATCATCCCAAGCTTGGTGAATCTAAAAATTATCGTAGCACTGAGCAGGGAAATTGTGGAGTAGATTATGATGACTCAAATAAACTAATTGTCGGTGCAAAAAAGGGAGCTACGGATTCTTCAGTACTCTGTGTGCAGTCATTGCACTGCAATCCTGCAGCTGAGCCTTTATCATACAAG CGAAAAGAGAGGAAATTGCTTTCTGCTGGTCAAATAAATGACGATTTTTCGAAGTCTGAGGAGTTGAGACTTGATAAAATAAAACCCTTAAATGATGGTTTTGTTAATGGTCCACAATCAGTATCTTTGCCACAGGTATCCATGGAGTTGCCTAACAAAGCAGCGACGTTAGAGGTTGAACAAGAAACAGTCCTGTTAAATAGTTGTGGAGATACTAAAGAAGTTGAACCTGAAATTGTTGCGTTGATCCATGGTGACAATGTGGAGATGGAAGAAGTTGACAAAAAAAGGGTTGTCTTAACTAATTGTGGAAGTGCGAGGATTGAAGAAGTTGGACCCCAAATTGTTTTGTTAAACGATGGTGGCGATGTAGGGATGGAAGATGTTGCACAAGAAATAGTTGTGTTAAAGAATCACGAAGATGAGCGGATTGAAGACGTTGAACCCCAAGTTGTTGCCAGCATCGGTGGCAATGTAGAGATGGAAGACGTTGAACAAGAAACAGTTGTGCTACACAATCATGGAGATGCAAGGATTGAAAAAGTTGAACCTCAAATTGTTGTATTATACGATAGTGGCAATTTAGAGATGGAAGGCACTAAAGAAGAAACAATTGTGTTGAACAATCATGGAGATGCACAGATTAAAGAAGTTGAACCCAGAATCGTTGTGTTAAAGGATGATGGTAATGTAGGGATGGAAGACGTTGAACCAGATTTTGCTTTAAGCAGTAGTGATGTGTGTTTAATTACGAGTGTGTGTGTATGGTGTGCAAAAAAGTTCACTCGTGAGACTGTTGAATCTGAAGATCATTCAGAATCAGTTGGTTTCATGTGCCCAACCTGCAAAGCTACAATCTCTAAGCATCTTGACAATGGTTTTCATGATTTCTGA
- the LOC108224276 gene encoding chaperone protein dnaJ A6, chloroplastic, translating to MAVVPCGSTWVARWGGQPQLTMRASARSNLSVSSHDLSSKIKALASSGSAMFSHAPLPALYNTRLYNNSSHQRRARLVVRANSDFYSILGVSKNANKSEIKSAYRKLARNYHPDVNKEPGAEAKFKEISNAYEVLSDDEKRSIYDRYGEAGLKGAGMGTGDFSNPFDLFESFFGGMGGMGGRASQNRAMEGEDQIYNLVLNFKEAVFGVEKEIEITRLESCGTCNGSGAKPGTNPSRCSTCGGQGQVVSSARTPLGVFQQVMTCSSCNGTGEISTPCTTCSGDGRVRKSKRISLKVPAGVDGGSRLRVRSEGNAGRRGGPPGDLFVMIDVMPDPVLKREDTNIVYTCKVSYIDAILGTTTKVPTVDGPVDLKIPAGTQPGTTLVMAKKGVPFLNKTNMRGDQLVRVQVEIPKRLSGEERKLIEELSNLNKGEAVNSRR from the exons ATGGCAGTCGTTCCTTGTGGTAGTACATGGGTGGCTCGATGGGGAGGGCAACCTCAGTTAACTATGAGAGCTTCTGCAAGGAGCAATTTATCGGTATCTTCACATGA CTTGTCATCAAAGATAAAAGCACTGGCCTCTTCTGGTTCAGCAATGTTTTCTCATGCTCCCTTGCCAGCATTATATAATACCAGATTATATAATAATTCCTCTCATCAAAGGAGAGCGCGCCTTGTTGTTAGAGCTAATAGT GATTTTTATTCTATCCTTGGTGTATCAAAAAATGCCAACAAATCAGAAATTAAAAGCG CTTACAGGAAGCTTGCCAGGAATTACCACCCCGATGTGAACAA AGAACCTGGAGCTGAAGCAAAATTTAAGGAGATAAGCAATGCTTATGAG GTTTTATCAGATGACGAGAAACGTTCCATATATGATAGGTACGGGGAGGCTGGGCTTAAAGGTGCTGGGATGGGCACAGGG GACTTCAGCAACCCCTTCGATCTTTTTGAGTCATTTTTCGGTGGCATGGGTGGCATGGGAGGAAGGGCCTCCCAAAACAGAGCAATGGAAGGTGAGGATCAGATATACAATCTGGTTTTGAACTTTAAGGAAGCTGTATTTGGGGTTGAAAAGGAGATAGAAATAACACGACTCGAGAGTTGTGGCACTTGCAATGGGTCGGGTGCGAAACCGGGAACCAATCCATCAAGATGTAGCACATGTGGCGGGCAAGGGCAAGTAGTATCTTCAGCTAGAACCCCGTTGGGAGTCTTCCAGCAGGTAATGACTTGTTCTTCATGTAATGGGACTGGAGAGATATCAACTCCTTGCACCACATGCAGCGGGGATGGGCGGGTACGAAAGTCGAAGAGGATAAGCCTAAAAGTTCCAGCAGGAGTGGATGGTGGCAGTCGATTGCGAGTCAGATCAGAAGGTAACGCAGGAAGAAGAGGTGGACCTCCCGGAGATCTTTTTGTGATGATTGACGTAATGCCAGATCCAGTTCTGAAACGTGAGGACACCAATATTGTCTACACCTGCAAGGTTTCCTACATTGATGCTATCTTAGGAACCACCACGAAAGTTCCTACAGTTGACGGACCAGTAGACTTGAAGATTCCAGCCGGGACTCAACCAGGGACAACACTGGTGATGGCCAAAAAAGGTGTGCCCTTTTTGAACAAAACCAATATGAGGGGTGATCAGCTGGTGAGAGTTCAAGTTGAGATACCGAAAAGGTTAAGTGGCGAAGAGAGGAAGCTTATTGAAGAACTGTCCAACCTAAACAAGGGTGAAGCTGTCAACAGCAGGAGATAA